TTTGATCACATGTCGTCTTTTTATAGAGATGAGAATCGGTCTGAATGAAGAGTTCAGCATCGGAAAGTCACAGCTcagaggtaacacacacacagacacacacacacacacatacacagacacacacacacacacacactcacacatacacacacactcatacacacagacacacacacacacagacacacacatacacacacactcacacatactcacacacacatacacacacacactcatacacacagacacactcacacacatacacacagacacacacatacagacacactcacacacacacatacacacacacacacatacacacacacacacatacacacacactcatacacacagacacactcacacacacatacacatacacacacacacacacacatacacacactacacatacacacacactcatacacacagacacacacatacacacagtcacacactcatacacacagacacactcacacacacatacacacagacacacacatacacacacacagacacagacacactcacacacacatacacacagacacacactcacacacacagacacacacacacatacacacacacacacagacacacacacacacagacacaccacacacacatacacacacacacagacacacacacatacacacacacacacacacacacacacacacagatacacacacccacacgttTGTACgcctatcttagtgaggacattcattgacAAAATGCATTCCCGAGcccctaaccatccaaactaaatgcctaaccctaaacctaaacctaaacctaattctaacccacAAACCAGGTCTTAACCCCTGTAGGTTGTAGGCTccaactggtcctcacaaagatagctgaacaagagcacacacatacacaaatacacacacacatactcacagatgaactgattagatttcagaggtcaaaggtcactgacCTCGGCCTTaacctgctctgattggtgaAACCAATTCTAGTTCCTGGTGTTTTTTGTCGCCAGGTTACGGAGCGGCTGTTCGGGTGGATGAGTGCAGCTTCCATCAAGCCGTACGATTGGACGAGTTCGACAGCCACCGCATCCTCCGACTGTGTCCGAGTCAGGGCGAGGTGCACGCTTCACTTTGTCTTCGACTGGTTTGAACTGGACTTTTATCTCCATCAGACTCTGACCTGGAAAACCAACGTGGAGAAAACTTAaacactttgaaatgaaaataaacacaagctTGAGATTTAGAGTCTCACTAAACCTCTTCATCAAGGAAGATTAGATAAATCATAAATCACAAACTTTATCAGATATGTACATTTCCTGCTTCACTGTTAGAAATCTGAGTACTagatatatatcaaatatatttctatttcatttcaaGAATACAATCAGATTCTTCATATTGTGAATAAAAGCAATAGAACGAGAATTAAGTTGAAATTTCAAGATTTAATTTGAACttttaagaaaatattaaactactaacatttgatatattttatacCAACATACGAAAATCTCATTACACTGAGTTCAATACATATCAATGTTACTTTATTTACTTGTGTAGACACAGAGGAGGTTAAACACCTAattgttcttttaaaatgtttttcattctctgaCCATTGAAAGAGTTTAAACCACGACCTTCACTTCTATTCAGTAGAAATGATTACAGTTTTATCTTGATTTCATTTCTGGACCTATCACaacttcaactttatttatgaaatataaCAAATTCTTCTTCTGATTTAGTTTGACTTAAGAAAAAACCCTCTCATTGTGTCTCAGTTCTGATCCTTGTTTAGAAAATGTTCTCACAGATTCCTCCAGTTTGTTTTCCACCTGAAACATTTGAATCAGCAGCACTGTTGATGCATTCTCCTGTTTATAGTATTTTACTATTTAAATCCTCTCTGTCATTGTCCTCTCACAGCAAACCGTGATGCAGTATCAGCTGAGCAACGATCTGccctcagctcctcctttcCGGCTCTTCCCCACCGTCGAGAGAGACAGCGGAGGAAGGTAGAGACGACAAAATACAGCAGAACACAGAACCTCACACGTGACGGTTTGATGGGAAGAATCAAGTGTTTCATGTTtaacatgtataaatatgaaGCTTCAACACGGAATGTCACAAATCAAACACGTTTTTATAGAAACAGTTAGAGACTCATGAAGCTTCAGATCAGATTCAGCTGCTCGTCACATCAATTTGAACTGAGGACAGACGACCAGTTATTCTTTTACTCTGGACATTCAGAATATGAGTCAAGTTGATTtgtaggtcaaaggtcagaaggTTAAAGGTTTGTTcttcttcaggttgttgatgtaCATGAAGCTTCGCTGTGATCTGCCTCCGAAGACgtgagtttttatttcatcatcagaCGTCTTTACAAACcatcaaaaacaaaccaagttCTTCTgaagttaaaatgtttaaaagaagctttacagatcacacacacacacacacacacacacacacacacacacacacacatgagagaacctgtggtagcttcagttgtttgggcttgtccagtctgggctactgtaaaaaacatggctgccagtttggttttaattagttatttaatgatatcatgattgacagcagcgtgtgatgcaccttgacgttgcTTGCCAGCCGtcaataaaccgaacaaagaagaagaagaagaatgtagTTAGAGTAAACGGAGTAGTTGAGTAAATGTAGTGTGGCATtcgaccttgccacggggctctcccacacacagccagagacggaagtgttgcTTCTAAACATTCTTTATTCAgcaataaacataaattcaaacttaaagcagactggctttgcagctcagtccgggcgtctctccagtgtctccgtctctccagtgtctccGTCTCTGGGTTCCTCCTGGGTTCGTGCAGACTctgccttttaagcacgaggaccaatcagctaacagctctcacctgcgctgattgatcctctatagcaggtgagggtgctctcccagcccccccacctccacatgTACCTTTTAATCTTCCGATGAACTGAGCAGAGACAGTGTATATAAACTTATGGAGGATTCATGTTTGTTAGctgttgatgaagatgatgatgctgatgaagatgatgatgtctTTGTCGTTGCAGCGCTGCCATTAACGTCTGTGCCACCGTCCCTGTCCCTAAAGGCTCCGTGAGGTGAGACGCTCCCATTCAAATATGTGCTGACATTAAAATCTGATGTTTGTTATGTAAATGAGCCTGAAAGCAGCGTCTGCACTCGTCAAACAGGAAGTTCCTGGTGTCACATATAAAAACCTGGAGCGGAGTTTAAATAggaaacaacattaacaaatgaggaagcagcagaacaCACCGCTCCTGCTTTGTTATTCAAACTCATGGAAATGTTCACAGGTCACATGACCCATCACTGACACTTGTTCACCTTTTTATTAGTGAGTTTACATCCGTCAAACTTTATTAGCACAGCTCCGAGTTCTGCACAATCCGCCGAtgagctgaaaataaaaatactgacgATGTACCAGTGTACGTGAAcggtcatgtgacctgtgttcaggtgtgttagtgttgACGGAggtggttttagttttaaaacactaTGTTTTAAATAGAGACCATGTCAGTGttggttgtgtgttgtgtgtgtattgtgtgttgtgtgttggttgtgtgttGTGATGCATTTTGCTGCAGATGAATGTTCTCGTCTGTTCTGGATCAGTTTGGTGGAAACTGATCATCTGAAAGCTGTTGACAGGATTATCCATcaaatcatgtgtgtgtgtgtgtgtgtgtgtgtgtgtgtgtgtgtgtgtgtgttaaactcTGAAAGAATTACCTCACCTCTGTAACACCTCCACTGCACCAACCTCGACACCcctggtgacctctgacctccacagGCAGCATCTGTAGTTACctgatttttttgtgtgtgtctgtgtgtgtgtgtgtgtgtgtgtgtgtctgtgtgtgcagtctGTCACAGGAGCTCAGCAGTCCAGACCAGAGCTCCGAGCTGAAGCCACAGAGCCGAGCTGTTGTCTGGCAGATCCCTCGTTTCCCCGGAGGTACACAACTCTGTGCTCTGTTCAAGgtgaacccacacacacaaatggacacagacacacacacacacacacacacactacagttttcactgtaaaacaaacattttgaccCCCCCCAGCTGGAGGTGGCCGGTCTCAGCTCCGCCTCCTTGTTGGAGGTGGGTCCAGTGGGTCTGAGCTTCGAGCTGCCGAAGGTCACCGCCACCGGGCTGCAGATCCGCTTCCTGCGCCTGTCGCCCGTCCAGCCCGGCCCGTCTCAGCGCTGGGTCCGATACGTCACGCACTCCGACTCCTACACCCTCCGGATCTAACGCTGCCCAGTGAAACCAGCGAGGACCAACACTGGGCCAGTCCAAACGATAATCAACCACGTGttcatctctttttatttattacactgTGACACATATCTGAgcaaagaacaaataaaagtctTTCATTTATCCTCTGAAACCTGCACAtggggtttgtttgtgtatttctgtgtgtgtttgtatttctgtgtttgtttgtgtatttctgtgtttgtttgtgtatatctgtgtttgtttgtgtatatctgtttgtttgtgtatttctgtgtttgtttgtgtatttctgtttgtttgtgtatttctgtgtttgtgtatttctgtgtttgtttgtgtatatctgtttgtgtatttctgtgtttgtttgtgtatttctgtgtttgtttgtgta
The Hippoglossus stenolepis isolate QCI-W04-F060 chromosome 15, HSTE1.2, whole genome shotgun sequence DNA segment above includes these coding regions:
- the ap4m1 gene encoding AP-4 complex subunit mu-1 isoform X9, whose amino-acid sequence is MICQIFILSSKGDRLIYKDFRGEAGSDVVGTFYEKVTALTGDQPPVVMVTLCLCTHKDLHFIHVRQGGLYWVATTTDDSSPFTVIEFLNRLTALVKDYCGTLSEKLVQMNFALIYELLDEVLFGAETQQSKVAPGSAATRPIQCSREQGGKSEIFVDVIERMSVVIGSNGVVMKADVEGEIKVKCYMSNCSEMRIGLNEEFSIGKSQLRGYGAAVRVDECSFHQAVRLDEFDSHRILRLCPSQGEQTVMQYQLSNDLPSAPPFRLFPTVERDSGGRLLMYMKLRCDLPPKTAAINVCATVPVPKGSVSLSQELSSPDQSSELKPQSRAVVWQIPRFPGGTQLCALFKLEVAGLSSASLLEVGPVGLSFELPKVTATGLQIRFLRLSPVQPGPSQRWVRYVTHSDSYTLRI
- the ap4m1 gene encoding AP-4 complex subunit mu-1 isoform X5 → MICQIFILSSKGDRLIYKDFCLMVFNKTHKDLHFIHVRQGGLYWVATTTDDSSPFTVIEFLNRNTCVHRLTALVKDYCGTLSEKLVQMNFALIYELLDEVLDYGYVQTTSSDVLKNFIQTEAVSSRPFSLFDLSNVGLFGAETQQSKVAPGSAATRPIQCSREQGGKSEIFVDVIERMSVVIGSNGVVMKADVEGEIKVKCYMSNCSEMRIGLNEEFSIGKSQLRGYGAAVRVDECSFHQAVRLDEFDSHRILRLCPSQGEQTVMQYQLSNDLPSAPPFRLFPTVERDSGGRLLMYMKLRCDLPPKTAAINVCATVPVPKGSVSLSQELSSPDQSSELKPQSRAVVWQIPRFPGGTQLCALFKLEVAGLSSASLLEVGPVGLSFELPKVTATGLQIRFLRLSPVQPGPSQRWVRYVTHSDSYTLRI
- the ap4m1 gene encoding AP-4 complex subunit mu-1 isoform X6; translation: MICQIFILSSKGDRLIYKDFCLMVFNKTHKDLHFIHVRQGGLYWVATTTDDSSPFTVIEFLNRLTALVKDYCGTLSEKLVQMNFALIYELLDEVLDYGYVQTTSSDVLKNFIQTEAVSSRPFSLFDLSNVGLFGAETQQSKVAPGSAATRPIQCSREQGGKSEIFVDVIERMSVVIGSNGVVMKADVEGEIKVKCYMSNCSEMRIGLNEEFSIGKSQLRGYGAAVRVDECSFHQAVRLDEFDSHRILRLCPSQGEQTVMQYQLSNDLPSAPPFRLFPTVERDSGGRLLMYMKLRCDLPPKTAAINVCATVPVPKGSVSLSQELSSPDQSSELKPQSRAVVWQIPRFPGGTQLCALFKLEVAGLSSASLLEVGPVGLSFELPKVTATGLQIRFLRLSPVQPGPSQRWVRYVTHSDSYTLRI
- the ap4m1 gene encoding AP-4 complex subunit mu-1 isoform X7, translating into MICQIFILSSKGDRLIYKDFRGEAGSDVVGTFYEKVTALTGDQPPVVMVTLCLCTHKDLHFIHVRQGGLYWVATTTDDSSPFTVIEFLNRNTCVHRLTALVKDYCGTLSEKLVQMNFALIYELLDEVLFGAETQQSKVAPGSAATRPIQCSREQGGKSEIFVDVIERMSVVIGSNGVVMKADVEGEIKVKCYMSNCSEMRIGLNEEFSIGKSQLRGYGAAVRVDECSFHQAVRLDEFDSHRILRLCPSQGEQTVMQYQLSNDLPSAPPFRLFPTVERDSGGRLLMYMKLRCDLPPKTAAINVCATVPVPKGSVSLSQELSSPDQSSELKPQSRAVVWQIPRFPGGTQLCALFKLEVAGLSSASLLEVGPVGLSFELPKVTATGLQIRFLRLSPVQPGPSQRWVRYVTHSDSYTLRI